In Nocardioides faecalis, the following proteins share a genomic window:
- a CDS encoding cold-shock protein has protein sequence MPTGKVKWYDAEKGFGFLSQPDGPDVYVRSDALPEGVTTLKAGTRVEFGIAQGRRGDQALQVKLIDAPASVSRNQQQARRKSPEHMVPIVEDLIRVLDGVGEAYRHGRHPDRRTAQPVAKLLRALADELEL, from the coding sequence GTGCCGACTGGCAAGGTGAAGTGGTACGACGCGGAGAAGGGCTTCGGCTTCCTCTCCCAGCCCGACGGGCCGGACGTCTACGTGCGCTCCGACGCGTTGCCCGAGGGGGTCACCACGCTCAAGGCCGGCACGCGGGTGGAGTTCGGCATCGCGCAGGGCCGCCGCGGCGACCAGGCGCTGCAGGTCAAGCTCATCGACGCCCCCGCCTCGGTCTCGCGCAACCAGCAGCAGGCGCGCCGCAAGTCGCCCGAGCACATGGTGCCGATCGTGGAGGACCTGATCCGGGTGCTCGACGGGGTCGGCGAGGCCTACCGGCACGGCCGTCACCCGGACCGTCGTACGGCGCAGCCGGTGGCCAAGCTGCTGCGGGCGCTGGCCGACGAGCTCGAGCTCTGA
- a CDS encoding NCS2 family permease — MSTAPSSTTPAATGQGGALDRYFRIGERGSTLGREVRGGVVTFFTMAYIVVLNPLILGAATDIDGKFLGGGEEPNVTAIAAGTALVAGVLTILMGVVANYPMAIATGLGLNAFLAFSVATQMTWADAMGLVVIEGLIILALVLTGFRTAVFRAVPAQLKVAISVGIGLFIALIGFVDAGLVTRVGDAANSTVPVQLGTGGHLAGWPVLVFVVGLLLMVALWVRQVRGAILISILAMTVVAVVVEAVGDLGSAAEKAGGWALTVPAWPDDLFVAPDFGTLGEFNLLGSWENAGVVTVLLLIFSLLLADFFDTMGTMTAIGAEAGLLDEEGMPPNAQRILVVDSLAAAAGGAAGVSSNTSFIESASGVGEGARTGLASVVTGLLFLLTIFLSPFVAMVPSEAAVPALVLVGFLMMQQVTGISWNDPDIAIPAFLTIVLMPFTYSISVGIGAGFVSYVFIKLVRGKFREVHPLMWIVGALFVVYFAIEPLTGWLT; from the coding sequence GTGAGCACAGCACCATCCTCCACGACCCCCGCCGCTACCGGACAGGGCGGCGCCCTGGACCGCTACTTCCGCATCGGCGAGCGCGGCTCGACGCTCGGCCGCGAGGTTCGCGGCGGCGTCGTCACCTTCTTCACGATGGCCTACATCGTGGTCCTCAACCCGCTGATCCTCGGCGCGGCGACCGACATCGACGGCAAGTTCCTCGGCGGCGGCGAGGAGCCGAACGTCACCGCCATCGCGGCCGGCACGGCGCTGGTGGCTGGGGTGCTGACGATCCTGATGGGGGTCGTGGCGAACTACCCGATGGCCATCGCCACCGGGCTCGGCCTCAACGCCTTCCTCGCCTTCTCGGTGGCCACCCAGATGACCTGGGCGGACGCGATGGGACTGGTGGTGATCGAGGGCCTCATCATCCTGGCGCTGGTGCTCACCGGGTTCCGCACGGCGGTGTTCCGGGCCGTGCCCGCCCAGCTCAAGGTCGCGATCTCGGTCGGGATCGGCCTGTTCATCGCGCTGATCGGGTTCGTCGACGCCGGCCTCGTCACCCGGGTCGGTGACGCCGCCAACAGCACCGTGCCGGTGCAGCTCGGCACCGGCGGTCACCTGGCCGGGTGGCCGGTGCTCGTCTTCGTCGTCGGCCTGCTGCTCATGGTCGCGCTGTGGGTGCGCCAGGTGCGGGGCGCGATCCTGATCTCGATCCTGGCGATGACCGTGGTCGCCGTCGTCGTCGAGGCCGTGGGCGACCTCGGCAGCGCCGCCGAGAAGGCGGGCGGCTGGGCGCTGACCGTGCCCGCCTGGCCCGACGACCTGTTCGTCGCCCCCGACTTCGGCACCCTCGGCGAGTTCAACCTGCTCGGCTCGTGGGAGAACGCCGGCGTCGTCACCGTCCTGCTCCTGATCTTCTCGCTGCTCCTGGCCGACTTCTTCGACACCATGGGCACGATGACCGCGATCGGTGCGGAGGCCGGCCTGCTCGACGAGGAGGGCATGCCGCCCAACGCCCAGCGGATCCTCGTGGTCGACTCGCTGGCCGCCGCGGCCGGCGGCGCCGCCGGCGTCTCCTCCAACACCTCGTTCATCGAGAGTGCCTCGGGCGTCGGCGAGGGGGCCCGTACCGGGCTGGCCTCCGTGGTCACCGGCCTGCTGTTCCTGCTGACCATCTTCTTGTCGCCCTTCGTGGCGATGGTGCCGTCGGAGGCGGCCGTGCCGGCCCTGGTCCTCGTCGGCTTCCTGATGATGCAGCAGGTCACCGGCATCAGCTGGAACGACCCCGACATCGCGATCCCGGCGTTCCTGACGATCGTGCTGATGCCGTTCACCTACTCCATCTCGGTGGGCATCGGCGCCGGCTTCGTGTCGTACGTCTTCATCAAGCTGGTGCGCGGAAAGTTCCGCGAGGTGCACCCGCTGATGTGGATCGTGGGCGCGCTGTTCGTCGTCTACTTCGCCATCGAGCCGCTGACCGGCTGGTTGACCTGA
- a CDS encoding MarR family transcriptional regulator, which produces MPTAAASVRSNVGLASELRFGVMRLRRRLVRERHPDNDLSLSAMAVLFGLNRFGDLTVGALAAREQVRPPSMTRTVTTLAEAGLVERLAHPTDGRQVVVRLTDAGKTLIEADRVRRDRWLSRRLAELSAEDRDVLRRAAPILQRIADSDQPDDHA; this is translated from the coding sequence ATGCCTACCGCCGCGGCCTCCGTCCGCTCGAACGTGGGCCTCGCCTCCGAGCTCCGCTTCGGGGTGATGCGGCTGCGGCGCAGGCTGGTGCGTGAGCGCCACCCGGACAACGACCTGAGCCTGTCGGCGATGGCCGTGCTGTTCGGTCTGAACCGGTTCGGCGACCTCACCGTCGGCGCGCTCGCCGCGCGCGAGCAGGTCCGCCCGCCCAGCATGACGCGCACCGTCACGACCCTTGCGGAGGCCGGGCTCGTGGAGCGGCTCGCCCATCCCACTGACGGGCGGCAGGTCGTGGTGCGGCTCACCGACGCAGGGAAGACGCTGATCGAGGCCGACCGTGTCCGTCGGGACCGCTGGCTCTCGCGCCGGCTCGCCGAGCTCAGCGCCGAGGACCGCGACGTGCTGCGCCGGGCCGCGCCGATCCTGCAGCGGATCGCCGACTCGGACCAGCCCGACGACCACGCCTGA
- the rpsG gene encoding 30S ribosomal protein S7, with protein MPRKGPAPKRPIDVDPVYGSQLVSQLVSKVLQDGKKQVAQRIVYSALEGTREKTGTDPVITLKRALDNVRPAIEVKSRRVGGATYQVPIEVKGTRGTTLALRWLVGYAADRREKTMAERLQNEILDAANGLGAAVKKREDTHKMAESNKAFAHYRW; from the coding sequence ATGCCGCGCAAGGGCCCCGCTCCGAAGCGGCCGATCGACGTCGACCCGGTCTACGGTTCGCAGCTGGTGAGCCAGCTTGTGTCGAAGGTGCTGCAGGACGGCAAGAAGCAGGTCGCGCAGCGCATCGTCTACTCGGCGCTCGAAGGCACCCGCGAGAAGACCGGCACCGACCCGGTGATCACCCTCAAGCGTGCGCTCGACAACGTGCGCCCCGCGATCGAGGTCAAGTCCCGCCGCGTCGGTGGCGCGACCTACCAGGTCCCGATCGAGGTCAAGGGCACGCGCGGCACCACGCTCGCGCTGCGCTGGCTGGTCGGCTACGCCGCGGACCGTCGTGAGAAGACGATGGCCGAGCGCCTGCAGAACGAGATCCTCGACGCTGCCAACGGCCTCGGTGCCGCGGTGAAGAAGCGCGAGGACACGCACAAGATGGCCGAGTCCAACAAGGCCTTCGCTCACTACCGCTGGTGA
- a CDS encoding DUF3027 domain-containing protein, producing MSILERKLTDAVTAAAVDVARAALLDEIDASDVGAHLGHQVDGLRVVTHLFECRRKGYQGWHWAVTLTRASRQRKVTVVEVVLLPGDDAIVAPPWVPYRDRLQPGDMSPGDLLPVEDDDPRLVPTYSFGDADTDPQVDEPDKAQVRAVAKDLGLGRVRTLSPEGRDLAAERWYDGDAGPDAAIAKSAPDQCYSCGFLVRLAGPLSQMFGVCANGDANDDGRVVALQHGCGAHSEVRLTKRQQPVPPAPPVVDTIGTDDLEPF from the coding sequence GTGTCCATCCTGGAGCGCAAGCTGACCGACGCCGTCACCGCCGCCGCGGTCGATGTGGCGCGCGCCGCGCTGCTCGACGAGATCGATGCCAGCGACGTCGGCGCCCACCTCGGCCACCAGGTCGACGGGCTGAGGGTCGTCACCCACCTCTTCGAGTGCCGCCGCAAGGGCTACCAGGGCTGGCACTGGGCGGTCACCCTGACCCGCGCCTCGCGGCAGCGGAAGGTCACCGTCGTCGAGGTGGTGCTGCTGCCCGGTGACGACGCGATCGTCGCGCCGCCGTGGGTGCCCTACCGCGACCGCCTCCAGCCCGGCGACATGTCGCCCGGCGACCTGCTGCCGGTCGAGGACGACGACCCGCGCCTGGTGCCGACGTACTCCTTCGGCGACGCCGACACCGACCCGCAGGTCGACGAGCCGGACAAGGCGCAGGTCCGCGCCGTCGCCAAGGACCTCGGCCTCGGCCGGGTCCGCACGCTGTCGCCCGAGGGCCGCGACCTGGCCGCCGAGCGCTGGTACGACGGCGACGCCGGCCCCGATGCCGCCATCGCCAAGTCCGCCCCCGACCAGTGCTACTCCTGCGGCTTCCTGGTCCGCCTGGCCGGGCCGCTGTCGCAGATGTTCGGCGTGTGCGCCAACGGCGACGCCAACGACGACGGCCGGGTCGTCGCCCTCCAGCACGGCTGCGGCGCCCACTCCGAGGTGCGGCTGACCAAGCGACAGCAGCCCGTCCCGCCGGCCCCGCCCGTCGTAGACACCATCGGCACCGACGACCTGGAGCCCTTCTAA
- a CDS encoding MFS transporter, which produces MTAPGPDPRTSGGSREQGTGPTYPPPPPGSTGVDQPPPGGHPTGPGNPGGPGAPEPAARRVGRGLGTSARATARGLRGAARVTGRASRASIRQARKAAGAQGAERSGLNRLIELHSCSAAGDAAVTIALAGTIFFAGATSGAREQVALFLALTMLPFAIVAPLIGPFLDRFSHGRRWAIGATFAIRGFLCWVLAGAIATDSIWFYPAALGVLVSSKAYGVTRAAAVPRLVPQEITLVKANGRVSLAGVVGASVSAPLAGAAAYFGPEWTLRYAFVVFALGTIAAILLPAKVDSTQGEVEVGADPSGRRRPTGNPPRVAFALRVNCGPRFLSGFLTMYMAFLLQAEPIKGWEDKTTLLIGVVVGAAGLGNTIGIVLASLARKLSPSVTVVVALLADIAIVVVAALFYSLLALAALGLTAGLMQYLAKVSLDSTIQTDVPTRSHASAFARGDTTLQLAWVVGGFVGIAMPWIPQLGLGLAAAVLAGWAVLVLGTGRPGQVARKKLTAAAG; this is translated from the coding sequence GTGACCGCGCCCGGACCGGACCCCCGCACGTCGGGCGGCTCGCGCGAGCAGGGCACGGGCCCGACGTACCCGCCTCCCCCGCCGGGCTCGACGGGCGTCGACCAGCCGCCCCCGGGCGGCCACCCGACCGGCCCCGGCAACCCCGGCGGCCCCGGCGCCCCTGAGCCCGCGGCCCGACGGGTGGGCCGCGGCCTGGGCACCAGCGCCCGGGCGACGGCACGCGGGCTGCGCGGCGCCGCACGGGTCACCGGCCGGGCGAGCCGCGCCTCCATCCGCCAGGCCCGCAAGGCCGCTGGCGCCCAAGGCGCCGAGCGGTCCGGGCTGAACCGGCTGATCGAGCTGCACTCGTGCAGCGCCGCCGGCGACGCCGCGGTGACGATCGCGCTGGCCGGCACCATCTTCTTCGCCGGCGCCACCAGCGGCGCACGAGAGCAGGTGGCGCTGTTCCTGGCGCTGACGATGCTGCCGTTCGCGATCGTGGCACCGCTGATCGGCCCGTTCCTGGACCGGTTCAGCCACGGTCGCCGATGGGCGATCGGGGCGACCTTCGCGATCCGGGGCTTCCTGTGCTGGGTGCTGGCGGGGGCCATCGCCACCGACTCGATCTGGTTCTACCCCGCCGCCCTGGGCGTCCTCGTCTCCTCCAAGGCGTACGGCGTGACCCGGGCGGCCGCGGTGCCGCGGCTGGTCCCGCAGGAGATCACCCTGGTCAAGGCCAACGGACGGGTCTCGCTCGCCGGCGTCGTCGGCGCCTCGGTCTCGGCGCCGCTGGCCGGCGCGGCGGCGTACTTCGGACCGGAGTGGACGCTGCGCTACGCCTTCGTCGTCTTCGCGCTCGGCACGATCGCGGCGATCCTGCTGCCGGCCAAGGTGGACTCGACCCAGGGCGAGGTCGAGGTCGGCGCGGACCCCTCGGGGCGCCGCCGTCCCACCGGCAACCCGCCGCGGGTTGCGTTCGCGCTGCGGGTGAACTGCGGTCCGCGGTTCCTGTCGGGCTTCTTGACCATGTACATGGCGTTCCTGCTGCAGGCCGAGCCGATCAAGGGGTGGGAGGACAAGACCACGCTGCTGATCGGTGTGGTCGTGGGCGCCGCCGGCCTGGGCAACACGATCGGCATCGTGCTGGCGTCCCTGGCCCGCAAGCTCAGTCCGTCGGTGACGGTGGTGGTGGCGTTGCTGGCCGACATCGCGATCGTGGTGGTCGCCGCGCTCTTCTACAGCCTGCTCGCACTCGCCGCGCTCGGGCTGACGGCCGGGCTGATGCAGTACCTGGCGAAGGTGTCGCTCGACTCGACCATCCAGACCGACGTGCCGACCCGCTCGCACGCCAGCGCCTTCGCCCGCGGCGACACGACCCTGCAGCTGGCCTGGGTGGTCGGCGGGTTCGTGGGCATCGCGATGCCCTGGATCCCGCAGCTCGGCCTCGGCCTCGCCGCGGCGGTCCTCGCCGGCTGGGCGGTGCTGGTGCTGGGCACCGGAAGGCCCGGTCAGGTGGCACGCAAGAAGCTCACCGCGGCCGCCGGCTGA
- the rpsL gene encoding 30S ribosomal protein S12 produces the protein MPTINQLVRKGRQDKVSKNKTPALKGSPQRRGVCTRVYTTTPKKPNSALRKVARVRLSSGVEVTAYIPGEGHNLQEHSIVLVRGGRVKDLPGVRYKVIRGALDTQAVKNRKQARSRYGAKKEKS, from the coding sequence GTGCCCACCATTAATCAGTTGGTCCGCAAGGGCCGCCAGGACAAGGTGTCCAAGAACAAGACGCCTGCCCTGAAGGGTTCGCCCCAGCGCCGCGGTGTCTGCACCCGCGTCTACACCACCACCCCCAAGAAGCCGAACTCCGCCCTGCGCAAGGTCGCCCGTGTGCGTCTGTCCAGCGGCGTCGAGGTCACTGCCTACATCCCGGGTGAGGGTCACAACCTCCAGGAGCACTCGATCGTGCTCGTCCGCGGCGGTCGTGTGAAGGACCTGCCCGGTGTTCGCTACAAGGTCATCCGCGGCGCCCTGGACACCCAGGCCGTGAAGAACCGTAAGCAGGCTCGCAGCCGCTACGGTGCCAAGAAGGAGAAGAGCTGA
- a CDS encoding DUF2530 domain-containing protein, with protein MDLRDDQPTQHEIGNRTFLIAPVEPLDVDGVRTVQVGTVLFVVAFLALLPFWGRLEEAQNTWLLWMCLTGAGLGLIGSAYCKRRRIVRTELESGDGTDA; from the coding sequence GTGGATCTCCGCGACGACCAACCGACCCAGCACGAGATCGGCAACCGGACCTTCCTGATCGCTCCCGTCGAGCCGCTCGACGTCGACGGGGTGCGCACCGTGCAGGTCGGCACCGTGCTGTTCGTGGTCGCGTTCCTCGCGCTGCTGCCGTTCTGGGGTCGCCTCGAGGAGGCGCAGAACACCTGGCTGCTGTGGATGTGCCTCACCGGCGCCGGGCTGGGGCTGATCGGCTCGGCCTACTGCAAGCGCCGCCGCATCGTGCGCACCGAGCTGGAGTCCGGCGACGGCACCGATGCCTGA
- a CDS encoding class I SAM-dependent methyltransferase produces MPELPPTRWALEGARTSGYGTRFAELIERGEDVDGEARLADAMVPRGARILDAGSGMGRVGAYLLARGHRVLAAEPDPVLVAQSRRTYPDLRVVPAEILALDAATLRAAGGPDELDLVVCVGNVLPFVAEGTEADVLRRLGELLAPGGRILVGFHLTGGPASARSYSPAEFLADVAAAGLLVQHRFGGYDLRPVDDQYAVWVLARA; encoded by the coding sequence ATGCCTGAGCTGCCGCCGACCCGCTGGGCGCTCGAGGGCGCCCGGACCTCCGGCTACGGCACCCGCTTCGCCGAGCTGATCGAGCGCGGCGAGGACGTCGACGGCGAGGCCCGGCTCGCCGATGCGATGGTGCCGCGAGGCGCCAGGATCCTCGACGCCGGCTCCGGCATGGGACGCGTCGGCGCCTACCTGCTCGCTCGCGGGCACCGGGTCCTGGCCGCCGAGCCGGACCCCGTGCTGGTGGCCCAGTCACGACGCACCTACCCCGACCTGCGGGTCGTGCCCGCCGAGATCCTCGCCCTGGACGCCGCCACGCTGCGTGCTGCCGGCGGACCGGACGAGCTGGACCTCGTGGTCTGCGTCGGCAACGTGCTCCCCTTCGTCGCCGAGGGCACCGAGGCCGACGTGCTGCGCCGGCTCGGCGAGCTGCTCGCCCCCGGCGGACGGATCCTCGTCGGCTTCCACCTCACCGGTGGCCCGGCCTCCGCCCGGTCCTACTCCCCTGCCGAGTTCCTCGCCGACGTGGCCGCCGCGGGACTCCTCGTGCAGCACCGGTTCGGCGGCTACGACCTGCGCCCCGTGGACGACCAGTACGCCGTGTGGGTGCTCGCCCGCGCCTGA
- a CDS encoding MFS transporter, which produces MSHHNYRLYLAGSLVSNVGTWMQRVAQDWLVLTIPGNGGAALGLTTGLQFLPVLLLSPYAGVVADRMSKRRLLQITQTVMALSALALGVIAALGVAQTWHVYLIAFVFGIGSAFDAPARQAFVSEMVGSEDVTNAVSLNSAVFNAARLVGPGIAGLLIGLGGGGMQATGWVILINAVSYVAVIYQLRRMDPEALHSPRPVAREPGMLRAGVAYVRTQPKMMLILVVAFFVGTFGMNFQITSALMATEVFGKGATEYGVLGSVLAIGSLAGALVAAGRTRVRLRLLLGAAVAFGAAEIVAGVVPTYLTFVLLCPVLGFASITVLNSCNALLQTESTPAMRGRVLAIYMTIVLGGTPLGGPFIGWIGEHFGARWTLIVGGALVLVGVAAAVSVLGRSRRRQEALASPEREPAMLHA; this is translated from the coding sequence CTGTCCCACCACAACTACCGGCTCTACCTCGCCGGCAGCCTGGTCTCCAACGTGGGCACCTGGATGCAGCGCGTCGCCCAGGACTGGCTGGTCCTGACCATCCCCGGCAACGGCGGCGCCGCCCTGGGCCTCACCACCGGCCTGCAGTTCCTGCCCGTGCTGCTGCTCTCGCCGTACGCCGGCGTCGTCGCGGACCGCATGTCCAAGCGCCGGCTGCTGCAGATCACCCAGACCGTGATGGCGTTGTCCGCCCTCGCCCTGGGTGTGATCGCCGCGCTGGGCGTCGCGCAGACCTGGCACGTCTACCTGATCGCGTTTGTCTTCGGCATCGGCTCGGCCTTCGACGCCCCGGCCCGCCAGGCGTTCGTCTCGGAGATGGTGGGCTCCGAGGACGTCACCAACGCGGTCAGCCTCAACTCCGCCGTGTTCAACGCCGCACGCCTGGTCGGCCCCGGCATCGCGGGCCTGCTCATCGGCCTCGGTGGGGGAGGGATGCAGGCGACGGGATGGGTGATCCTGATCAACGCGGTCTCCTACGTCGCGGTGATCTACCAGCTGCGCCGGATGGACCCGGAGGCGCTGCACTCGCCGCGCCCCGTCGCCCGCGAGCCGGGCATGCTGCGTGCCGGCGTCGCCTACGTGCGCACCCAGCCCAAGATGATGCTGATCCTGGTCGTGGCGTTCTTCGTGGGCACCTTCGGGATGAACTTCCAGATCACCTCCGCGCTGATGGCCACCGAGGTCTTCGGCAAGGGCGCCACCGAGTACGGCGTCCTCGGCTCCGTGCTCGCCATCGGGTCGCTGGCCGGGGCACTGGTCGCAGCCGGCCGCACCCGGGTGCGGCTGCGGCTTCTGCTCGGCGCGGCGGTCGCGTTCGGGGCGGCGGAGATCGTCGCCGGCGTGGTGCCGACGTACCTCACGTTCGTGCTGCTGTGCCCGGTGCTCGGGTTCGCCTCGATCACCGTGCTGAACTCCTGCAACGCCCTGCTGCAGACCGAGAGCACCCCGGCGATGCGGGGCCGGGTGCTGGCGATCTACATGACCATCGTGCTCGGCGGAACGCCGCTCGGCGGCCCGTTCATCGGTTGGATCGGCGAGCACTTCGGCGCCCGCTGGACGCTCATCGTCGGGGGAGCGCTGGTGCTCGTCGGCGTCGCTGCCGCGGTGTCGGTGCTGGGCCGTTCGCGGCGTCGGCAGGAGGCGCTTGCGAGCCCGGAGCGGGAGCCTGCCATGCTGCACGCGTGA
- the fusA gene encoding elongation factor G, producing the protein MAVDITTDLNVVRNIGIMAHIDAGKTTTTERILFYTGINYKIGDTHEGSATMDWMEQEQERGITITSAATTCWWKKHQINIIDTPGHVDFTVEVERSLRVLDGAVAVFDGVAGVEPQSQTVWRQANKYAVPRMCFVNKLDRTGADFYRVVDSIIQKLNSTPLVLQLPIGSEGDFIGVVDLVEMNAKVWRGETKTGEDYVVEEIPADLADKAAEYREKLVETLAEADDDIMEVYLEDGDVFDVPTLKAAIRRATLADKLNPILTGTAFKNKGVQPLLDAIVDYLPSPLDVEAIVGHKPGAEETPENEVTRKPSSDEPLAALAFKIAADPHLGKLTFVRVYSGKLEAGATVLNSSNGRKERIGKVYQMHANKREEIASVGAGQIVAVMGLKDTRTGHTLSDASKQVVLESMTFPAPVISVAIEPKTKADQEKLGVAIGRLAEEDPTFVVKTDEETGQTIISGMGELHLEILVERMKREFKVEATVGKPQVAYRETIRQKVENHSYTHKKQTGGSGQFAKVVISLEPNIDPETGLGAGYEFVNNVSGGRVPREYIPSVDNGGQEAMEFGVLAGYPMVDVKFTLEDGAYHDVDSSELAFKIAGIQAFKEAARKAKPVLLEPMFAVEVTTPENFLGTVIGDINSRRGQIRAQEELHGDIVVSAIVPLSEMFGYVGDLRSKTSGQASYSMEFDSYAEVPTNIADEIVKKARGE; encoded by the coding sequence GTGGCAGTCGACATCACGACGGACCTCAACGTCGTCCGCAACATCGGCATCATGGCGCACATCGACGCCGGCAAGACCACCACCACCGAGCGGATCCTGTTCTACACCGGTATCAACTACAAGATCGGCGACACCCACGAGGGGTCGGCGACGATGGACTGGATGGAGCAGGAGCAGGAGCGTGGCATCACGATCACGTCGGCCGCGACGACCTGCTGGTGGAAGAAGCACCAGATCAACATCATCGACACCCCCGGGCACGTCGACTTCACCGTCGAGGTCGAGCGGTCGCTGCGCGTCCTCGACGGCGCGGTCGCGGTCTTCGACGGTGTCGCCGGTGTGGAGCCCCAGTCCCAGACGGTGTGGCGTCAGGCCAACAAGTACGCCGTCCCGCGGATGTGCTTCGTCAACAAGCTCGACCGGACCGGCGCGGACTTCTACCGCGTGGTCGACTCGATCATCCAGAAGCTGAACTCGACCCCGCTGGTCCTGCAGCTGCCGATCGGTTCCGAGGGCGACTTCATCGGCGTCGTCGACCTGGTCGAGATGAACGCCAAGGTCTGGCGTGGCGAGACCAAGACCGGCGAGGACTACGTCGTCGAGGAGATCCCCGCCGACCTGGCCGACAAGGCCGCGGAGTACCGCGAGAAGCTTGTCGAGACCCTCGCCGAGGCCGACGACGACATCATGGAGGTCTACCTCGAGGACGGTGACGTCTTCGACGTGCCGACTCTCAAGGCCGCCATCCGCCGCGCGACCCTGGCCGACAAGCTCAACCCGATCCTCACCGGCACCGCGTTCAAGAACAAGGGCGTGCAGCCCCTGCTCGACGCGATCGTCGACTACCTGCCCTCGCCGCTCGACGTGGAGGCCATCGTCGGCCACAAGCCGGGCGCCGAGGAGACCCCGGAGAACGAGGTCACCCGCAAGCCGTCCAGCGACGAGCCCCTGGCCGCCCTGGCGTTCAAGATCGCCGCCGACCCGCACCTGGGCAAGCTGACGTTCGTCCGCGTCTACTCGGGCAAGCTCGAGGCCGGCGCGACCGTGCTCAACTCGAGCAACGGTCGCAAGGAGCGGATCGGCAAGGTCTACCAGATGCACGCCAACAAGCGTGAGGAGATCGCGTCGGTCGGCGCCGGGCAGATCGTCGCGGTCATGGGCCTCAAGGACACCCGGACCGGTCACACGCTCTCGGACGCGTCCAAGCAGGTCGTGCTCGAGTCGATGACCTTCCCGGCCCCGGTGATCTCGGTCGCCATCGAGCCGAAGACCAAGGCCGACCAGGAGAAGCTCGGCGTGGCCATCGGCCGTCTGGCCGAGGAGGACCCCACCTTCGTCGTCAAGACCGACGAGGAGACCGGCCAGACCATCATCTCCGGCATGGGCGAGCTCCACCTGGAGATCCTGGTCGAGCGGATGAAGCGCGAGTTCAAGGTCGAGGCGACCGTCGGCAAGCCGCAGGTCGCCTACCGCGAGACCATCCGCCAGAAGGTCGAGAACCACTCCTACACGCACAAGAAGCAGACCGGTGGTTCGGGTCAGTTCGCAAAGGTTGTCATCAGCCTCGAGCCGAACATCGACCCCGAGACCGGCCTCGGCGCCGGCTACGAGTTCGTCAACAACGTCTCCGGCGGCCGTGTGCCCCGCGAGTACATCCCCTCGGTCGACAACGGCGGCCAGGAGGCCATGGAGTTCGGCGTGCTCGCCGGCTACCCGATGGTGGACGTGAAGTTCACCCTCGAGGACGGCGCCTACCACGACGTGGACTCCTCGGAGCTCGCGTTCAAGATCGCCGGCATCCAGGCGTTCAAGGAGGCCGCTCGCAAGGCGAAGCCGGTCCTCCTCGAGCCGATGTTCGCCGTCGAGGTGACCACGCCCGAGAACTTCCTCGGCACGGTCATCGGCGACATCAACAGCCGTCGCGGCCAGATCCGGGCCCAGGAGGAGCTCCACGGCGACATCGTGGTGTCCGCCATTGTCCCGCTGTCCGAGATGTTCGGGTACGTTGGCGACCTGAGGTCCAAGACCTCCGGTCAGGCGTCGTACTCGATGGAGTTCGACTCGTACGCCGAGGTTCCCACGAACATCGCCGACGAGATCGTCAAGAAGGCGCGCGGCGAGTAG